The genomic DNA TGGATAAGATTAGCATTGAAAAGGACTGTCATCGGAAGCAGTGACTGACATTTCGACAACCTAAAATTCAGATTCAAGTTAGGAGCTTTTTCATGGTCGAATATTTTACACACTTAGCTTTGCCTAACTCTGTAACGTTGGGACTGTTTACAAGGATTCATGCTAGTTAACGCTCTTTTAAACATGGtaaatttcaaacaataaaTGACTGGATTGATCCAAGAATTTGCCAAACGAAAACATGAggagaaggaaaacaaagtCTTTGGGAGACAACTTCGCCCACACTGAAAACGAATGCTATAAGCCACAACACTTGGAAACCAACACACAAGAGAAGCAGCTATCACAATATACAAAGTCTTGGAAAGTTTACTGTTTTGTTCAGTTCCATTTTTTATGTCGTGAACGGTATTTAGAACAAGAAATCTTCGGCTGAGTCCTCTTCTGATCACGTAACAGGATGCACAAATTACAGCGAAGGAAAGGAGCGTGAAGGAGGCGTAGAAAGATGTCCAAGTTGAGTTTTTTAAGAGGTCGTACTCAGAAAGCAGACACCATGTAACAACAATGATTATCACAGCCATCCAGACTACGAATGCACTCCAGTGGTACCATCTCGAGCTTAATACCTGATGGCGGAGAGGGTAAATCAAAGCATATGCCCGCTCCAATGAAATCATCACGAGGAAAGCTATCGATGCACAGAAATATGATAATCGAGACAAACGTAAAATGGTTTCGAACGGTGTGTCTTTGATCGGAGAATCCTTTCCAACATTACTCGGAATATCAGAGGTGCCTAGAGCTATTGCCTCTATCAATCCAACTAGTAGATCTGCAATAGCCAAgtttttgagaagaaaagagTTTCTCCTTAATCTGGTGCGATGTTTCCAAAACACGTAGATGgtaaaaatgtttgcaaagacAATGATCAAAGATTCAACAATTGTAAAAGCTAGAAATACCACAGAAGCCGTGTCAGACATCACGCCTTTTCTTTCGTTGCTTCTTCTGTTTTATCTCTGCATGAACAACAGAACAAATAGGTTCATGGTTCACTCTGTTATAGTTTTTCCACAACatgttcattttgaaaaaaaagttgccaATGGTAATAGTTAACACTTCGATAATGACAAACGCACCTACTTTCCTTACCGTTCTCGTTGGTAGTAATTTGTATAACTTCTTTGAAGTGGGTGGTTGTGAGTAAAGATAGTTTATTTAGGAGGTGCTGGCGGTAACATCCAATTAATTTCAATCCAATTGGTAAAAGGTAATAAGTACATACCACACAGCAGGTCAATAGTGtttttcgcgcgcgctgattggaAATCCCTCCAAGTTGCGGAAATGATTGGCAAGTACTATTCTTCTCCGAGcagctgaagagacaaaataGCGCCTTTCATTTCCGACCGTTTGTTAGTATATTGTCATTGTACCAAGGTTCTCTGTAACGGAAAACTTAAGTCGAAATTAATATGTCATTGTGTAACATTTCAACGTCTAACTGAAGTTTCCtccaaactgaaaataaaacaccTTTCTTATCTAAAATGACTTCTTTTAAAATACTCCATCGAATCTCATGTGCCTTGGTATATTTGTGCTTGTGTTCTATTCACTCTTATTTTCAGTCAATTTCTAAAAGTGCTCCTGTTTCAAGGCGCTAAGTTAACTTTTAAATGCTAAGAATCCTTACAGAATTTCGTTCGTTTCAATGCTGATCTATACACAGGGATTTCTCAACTgtaagtatatattttttatccaAACTAAATATACGAAAACGACTGTTAATTATGCAACCATAGTAAAAGTATAGTTCCTTATTAATTATTGAAGATTGTTGAAATTAAACACCAACCATGATAACTCGAACCTCTGCAATTCGAACCATTTGCCGTTTCCCTCAAGAGTTTGAGTTACGGGTTCTACTGTATGGCAATGAACGAGTAAGGCTCCGTAGAGGTTCTGGTCTGTCTTGTGTCAATTCTGGTGAGAACCATACCCGGCTTTGGCGGGAGGAACACTTCCGTCTGATTCTCTTTCAACTAGTCATAGAAGTCGCACAGACAATAGCTAAACGCAAGAGACAAATCATTCGACTGTTTTGGGCGAAAATAATTTGTTCACTGCGATTTGAAAATGACACTATTTATATTCCATTTTCCTAGAAAAATTCGAGGACAATTTCGAACAATAAGGtagctttttaaaatataaaaacgcGGTATGTGGTAAACTTGCACGTTTAGCTTTGAAGGCCTAGGAGGAATCGAAAACTCTGACGATTTCCGGAGCAACCAACCTCAAATACTTCATTCCACAATTTTGACTGTTATTTCTCAGATTTAGCGTATCAAAACTGGTTAATGTTTGCCTGACGTTTTCCTTCTCATAAGAGATTTTGAGAAAggatttaaattaaaagatacacagaaaaattcaaatgataGCGACCCAAGGTAGAGATCAATAATGAAGTatctccaaaagaaaaagaagaccaCATT from Pocillopora verrucosa isolate sample1 chromosome 10, ASM3666991v2, whole genome shotgun sequence includes the following:
- the LOC136284006 gene encoding cannabinoid receptor 1-like codes for the protein MSDTASVVFLAFTIVESLIIVFANIFTIYVFWKHRTRLRRNSFLLKNLAIADLLVGLIEAIALGTSDIPSNVGKDSPIKDTPFETILRLSRLSYFCASIAFLVMISLERAYALIYPLRHQVLSSRWYHWSAFVVWMAVIIIVVTWCLLSEYDLLKNSTWTSFYASFTLLSFAVICASCYVIRRGLSRRFLVLNTVHDIKNGTEQNSKLSKTLYIVIAASLVCWFPSVVAYSIRFQCGRSCLPKTLFSFSSCFRLANSWINPVIYCLKFTMFKRALTSMNPCKQSQRYRVRQS